From Hirundo rustica isolate bHirRus1 chromosome 1, bHirRus1.pri.v3, whole genome shotgun sequence, a single genomic window includes:
- the PLEKHF2 gene encoding pleckstrin homology domain-containing family F member 2 — protein MVDRLANSEANTRRISIVENCFGAAGQPLTIPGRVLIGEGVLTKLCRKKPKARQFFLFNDILVYGNIVIQKKKYNKQHIIPLENVTIDSIQDEGDLRNGWLIKTPTKSFAVYAATATEKSEWMNHINKCVSDLLSKSGKTPSNEHAAVWVPDSEASVCMRCQKAKFTPVNRRHHCRKCGFVVCGPCSEKRFLLPSQSSKPVRICDFCYDLLSTGEMTACQSTRSDSYSQSPKSSLNDVSDDDDDEDSSD, from the coding sequence ATGGTGGATCGCTTGGCAAACAGCGAAGCAAATACTAGAAGAATAAGTATAGTGGAAAACTGCTTTGGAGCAGCTGGTCAACCCCTGACTATTCCTGGCCGTGTTCTGATTGGAGAGGGAGTCCTAACAAAACTGTGTAGGAAGAAGCCCAAAGCAAGGCAGTTCTTCCTGTTCAATGACATTCTTGTTTATGGTAACATTGTCATCCAGAAGAAGAAATACAATAAACAGCACATAATCCCACTGGAAAATGTCACTATTGATTCCATCCAGGATGAGGGAGACTTACGGAATGGGTGGCTTATCAAGACACCAACAAAGTCTTTTGCGGTTTACGCTGCCACTGCTACAGAGAAGTCAGAGTGGATGAACCACATAAATAAGTGTGTTTCTGATTTGCTTTCCAAAAGTGGGAAGACCCCTAGCAATGAACACGCAGCTGTGTGGGTACCGGACTCGGAAGCCTCTGTGTGCATGCGCTGTCAGAAAGCCAAGTTTACGCCCGTCAACCGCCGCCACCACTGCCGCAAGTGTGGCTTTGTTGTGTGCGGGCCTTGCTCGGAAAAGAGGTTTCTGCTCCCGAGCCAGTCTTCCAAGCCAGTGAGGATCTGCGACTTCTGCTATGATCTGCTTTCTACAGGGGAGATGACTGCTTGTCAGTCCACTAGGTCAGACTCCTACAGCCAGTCACCTAAGTCATCTTTAAATGATGTATCtgatgatgatgacgatgaAGACAGTAGCGATTAA